Genomic segment of Ewingella sp. CoE-038-23:
CTTGCCGGTGAGTTTTCTTACCACTTTCTTGTTACCTGCCAGCGCGATGCCCAGCAGTTGCAGCGAATCCGTCGGCACCTGAGTGACCGCCTGACGAAATGCCGCGTAGTCGGTGGTTTGCTGGCCTTCGACCGGGAAAATCACTCCGTCCATCTCATCATCGTTGAGCAGCGTTTGGTGCAGCTGCGACAGGGTTTGGCTATCCGCCACCAGCACGCTAATCCCAATCGGAATGAGCCCCGGATGCACTCGCGCATCGGCATCAATCAGCGGCTCCCCCACCAGCCCCGGATGGCGCTGGCCGAGAGTCAACGCCAGCACCGCCGCGGCATTGGCGGCATGTCCGGCACTCAGTTCACTATTGATTACCACCACGCAGCGTTCCGGTAGTGAAGAAGATGGGGATAAAGGAGATACAGGGGCATTCATAGAAACAAACTCCGATTTTGCACAGTGAAAACCGGAGCATAGCCCGCCAGAAAAACTCAATCTGGAAGATTTGTGCACAGCCGCCTATAACGCGCTGGCGTCAGCTGATATGCGCGGCGGAACCAGCGGCCGAGGTGGCTTTGGTCGGCGAAACCGAGGTCGGTGGCGACTCTTACCGGCGAGTGCCCGGCGGCGAGCCAGTGGCGGGCGCGGGTCAGTTTTAGCTGAATCAGGTAGGCGTGAGGCGGCAAGCCGAAAGCGGCCTTGAAGGCGCGAGTGACGATGAAACGGCTTTCGCCGAGGGCGGCGGCCAGTTGATCCAGCCCAATATCTTCCTGCATATGGGCGTGAAGGAAGTCCCGTGCGCGATGGGCCAGAGAGACATCGGTTCCCTCGCCGTCGGCCTTCAGCCGCCAGGTCAGATGCCCACCCAGCGCATTGAGCATGCTATCCAGCGTCGACTCGCGAACAATGCGCAGATCGTTGCTGTGCAAGGCGTCGAAGGCGCTGGAAACCGCCTGGGCCAGTTGCACATCCTGCGCCAGAGTGCGCTCAAAACTGGGGTCGCCGCCGGGGATGAAATCCTCCCGACGCGAGGCCAGTTCGCGACTGAGCCACTGCGGGTCGAGGTAGAGCATGTGATAGGTGAAACCGTCGGGTGCCACCGCGTCGCCGTCGTGGATCTCGCCGGGTTCGAGCATAAAGACCTTGCCGGGCAGGCTTTGGTGTTTTTGCCGACGGCAGCTGAACTGCTGCACGCCCTGCCGCGTTACGCCAATTAAATAGCTGTCGTGCCAATGCGGATCGTAGGCGTGGCCTTCAAAATGCGCCTGAATGGTTTCGATGCCGCTCTCTTTATCTTTCGATAAATCGACCCAGTTTTTTGGCGCCATGGCCCTGCTCCGCTGTCTAAATTAACAACAGAGTAACAAAATGGCAGGAGGAAGAGAAAGGATGTTCAGCTCCCCCAAAACGGAGGAGCTGAAGCGTCAGCGGGGATTAATGCTTAACGCTGTCGATAAAGGTTTTACGGGCGGTTTTCGAACCCAAACGCTCGGCTTCGTCCAGCAGTTTCAGTGCTTTATCCACATCACCGGCTTTCACCGCTTTCTTAATCGCATTGTTAAAGTAGGCTTCTGAATCAGACAGCATTGGCTCGGCCGGTTTGGCTGGTGCAGTAGGTTCGGTGCGAACCGGTGCTGGCGCAGCTTGCTGACCAACGATAATCGGCGTTGGAGCCGGAGTCGCAGAGCTGGTGCTGGTATTCACGTTATCGAGAATCTGACCAATCATGATGTTGCCCGACTTCTGCTCGGCGCGAACTTTAATGCTCAGCGTGCCAGTTGGCGTGTGGCGAGCAATCGGGTCTGGAATATCCGGGATGGCGTTACCCACGCCAGCGGCATAGGCCTTGGCCGGGTTGGTCATCTGGGTAGTGGTCGCCAGGTCCTGCTTGGTGGTGTAAACCAACAGGTAAATCTGTTTCTGACCCAGCGCTGGCGTCAGTTTCAAAGTGCCTTCCAGACGATCGCTGGAGACAATGCCCGGTTTCTCATACGGGAAGTAGCTTGATGGGTAATAGGCCGCCGGGCGCATTTGTTCGTCCAGCACTAAGACGTTCGGCACATATACCGTTTTGCCGGTTGCGATGCTGGTGACGGTAATTTCCAGAGAACCACGGTCCGCAGGAACAGCAAATGCCCCTACCGCGCCCTGAATATTACCCTGATTGATTTGTGCGCTAGAAGCCGACAGCGTCACATCCTGCGTCACCGGAGGAACCAGTGGCGTCCACGACAATTTCTGTAAGGTCTGAGCGGAGATCACCGGCGCAACCGCTGTGTCAGTTTGCGCAGCATAAACACCTGCGGGGGTCATCGACAACAGGCTCAATGACAGACACAGTGACAGCAGATTCTTTTTCATCGTTATTTCCTTTTGAATCACCATGAAGGCTGGCGAAAGGATCGCCAGCCAGCACATCTTGTTTTTTGTGGCCCAACCCTGCCACCGAACCTTCTAAATCATTCGTGTTGTGGCAAGGCGGCAACCAAGCTCATCCCCAGGAGCGTAGACAACTACGTGACTGGGGTGAGCGCGGGCAGCCAACGCGGCCACAGCGCGAAGGATGACGAAGGTTTTACCACCAGATTTCCATTTGTGCGCCGAACGTAACTTCACTGTCCTTACCACGGCTGAAAGTATTGGTGCTGGTGTCGCTCATGGCCAGACCGTTGTTCAGACCGCGGTCGGTGTCGTAGCCCCATTTTTCGTTCCAGTCGGCGTAGGTGGCGAAGACACGAATTGCCGGACGTGACCAGATGCTGTCGCCAGCCTGCCATTGTTGCGCCAGGGTGACTTTGTATTGGCCGTTGTTCTGGCTGGTACGTTGGGATTTGACGTTGTCGTAGCCCACTTCCAGCAAGGTACTCATGATTGGCGTCCATTTATACATCGGGCGCACACCCACGGTGTACCAGGTTGTACCGTTATTGTTATCGCGATCAACATCTTGGTACATCGCGACATACATCAGACCCCAAGTATCGTTGAAGTCGATGGCACCGTGGTCGAGCACGCGCCACATGTTGCCGTTGTTGTTTACGCTGCCGCCGCTGGAGTGGCCGCTCGCCCCGTTAGTACCCGGATCGGTCATGGAGTCGGTGGCGTATTGCAGGACGAATTTGTTGTAGC
This window contains:
- a CDS encoding AraC family transcriptional regulator, whose amino-acid sequence is MAPKNWVDLSKDKESGIETIQAHFEGHAYDPHWHDSYLIGVTRQGVQQFSCRRQKHQSLPGKVFMLEPGEIHDGDAVAPDGFTYHMLYLDPQWLSRELASRREDFIPGGDPSFERTLAQDVQLAQAVSSAFDALHSNDLRIVRESTLDSMLNALGGHLTWRLKADGEGTDVSLAHRARDFLHAHMQEDIGLDQLAAALGESRFIVTRAFKAAFGLPPHAYLIQLKLTRARHWLAAGHSPVRVATDLGFADQSHLGRWFRRAYQLTPARYRRLCTNLPD
- the malM gene encoding maltose operon protein MalM, with amino-acid sequence MKKNLLSLCLSLSLLSMTPAGVYAAQTDTAVAPVISAQTLQKLSWTPLVPPVTQDVTLSASSAQINQGNIQGAVGAFAVPADRGSLEITVTSIATGKTVYVPNVLVLDEQMRPAAYYPSSYFPYEKPGIVSSDRLEGTLKLTPALGQKQIYLLVYTTKQDLATTTQMTNPAKAYAAGVGNAIPDIPDPIARHTPTGTLSIKVRAEQKSGNIMIGQILDNVNTSTSSATPAPTPIIVGQQAAPAPVRTEPTAPAKPAEPMLSDSEAYFNNAIKKAVKAGDVDKALKLLDEAERLGSKTARKTFIDSVKH
- a CDS encoding DUF2000 domain-containing protein, whose product is MNAPVSPLSPSSSLPERCVVVINSELSAGHAANAAAVLALTLGQRHPGLVGEPLIDADARVHPGLIPIGISVLVADSQTLSQLHQTLLNDDEMDGVIFPVEGQQTTDYAAFRQAVTQVPTDSLQLLGIALAGNKKVVRKLTGKLGLLG